In Brienomyrus brachyistius isolate T26 unplaced genomic scaffold, BBRACH_0.4 scaffold41, whole genome shotgun sequence, a single genomic region encodes these proteins:
- the LOC125722715 gene encoding kelch-like protein 10, which yields MHEERQDASATTLNGKIYICGGSKGAQTNSTAECYDPLTGEWTLITPVNTRRRGLGVAAYQGKIYVVGGTNGAHPMWSMEVYDPATNQWHAAPPMTKPRSYFGIAVLDGLLFAMGV from the exons ATGCATGAggagcgacaggatgccagtgccaccaccctgaatggaaag ATATATATTTGTGGGGGTAGCAAGGGAGCTCAGACTAATTCCACTGCCGAGTGCTATGATCCACTCACGggcgaatggaccttgatcACCCCAGTGAACACTCGCCGACGTGGCCTTGGAGTAGCGGCATATCAGGGAAAGATCTATgtg GTGGGCGGTACCAACGGGGCTCATCCAATGTGGAGTATGGAGGTTTATGACCCTGCAACTAACCAATGGCACGCTGCGCCTCCCATGACAAAACCAAGAAGCTACTTCGGCATCGCAGTGTtggacggcttgctgtttgcAATGGGCGTCTGA
- the LOC125722692 gene encoding kelch-like protein 10 isoform X2, which translates to MSPAFEVFNKLRLAGQLCDVVLIADGVQFNAHRVILCGCSSYFQALFTTGWSDSGKREYQLPGISPETLRQVIEYAYTYSVVITSVNVENLLAAADYLSVLGIVQRCCDFLHEHLCLDNCVGLVKIGDVYCLKELHQSALKFLLKNFKEVAINSNEFLELTLEELCDIMERDELNVREEDVVFHAILRWIEHDPATREAHISVLLPKVRMARMDPEYFMKIVKKNDLVKANAACRRIISDVMKVIYDLDDESPLSDFENPLIRPRLPSDVLLAVGGWNMGTTNCIDAYDTRADRWVDITQEEQSNLAGHGMVYHNGFVYCIGGFDGQHFINSVRRYDPITREWQQMAPMHWHRCNVSVVVLDGFIYAMGGHIVFRPLNKVERYNPVTNEWTQIEPMNERRSDASATTLNGKIYICGGHSGTESLSTVECFDPLTNEWSLITPMSTPRHSLGVTAYKGKIYAVRGMPPQQAPTTLRPQHQSAASTTEAWNKAHSDSMSPASSRTWEKLCWRSELNLLLTLHT; encoded by the exons atgtccccggctttcgaagtgttcaacaagcttcggctcgcaggacagctttgtgacgtggtcctcatcgcagacggtgttcagttcaacgcccatagagtgattctgtgtggctgtagctcctacttcca ggctctgttcaccACCGGCTGGAGtgattcaggaaagcgggagtaccaactcccaggcatttcccctgAAACATTGAGGCAGGTCATCGAGTAcgcctacacgtactctgtggtcatcacatctgtcaatgtggagaacctcctggcagctgctgattatctcagtgtcctgggcatcgtgcagcgctgctgtgaCTTCCTGCATGAGCATCTCTGCCTTGACAACTGTGTTGGGCTTGTCAAAATCGGAGATGTCTACTGCCTCAaggagctgcaccagtctgcattgaAATTCCTCCTGaagaacttcaaggaggttgccatcaacTCAAACGAGTTCCTAGAACTCACGCTCGAAGAACTTTGTGACATCATGGAGCGGGATGAActgaatgtcagagaagaggatgtggtgtttcacgccatcctccggtggatcgagcacgatcctgccacccgagaggcccacatttcagttctgttgcccaag gttcgcatggctcgtatggatccagaatatttcatgaagatcgtcaaaaaaaacgatctagtgaaggccaatgcggcgtgcaggcGAATTATCAGTGATGTCATGAAGGTCATCTATGATCTTGATGATGAAAGTCCACTCTCTGACTTTGAGAACCCGCTGATCCGCCCACGCTTGCCCTCTGACGTTTTGCTGGCTGTCGGTGGATGGAACATGGGCACTACTAACTGCATTGATGCGTATGACACacgggccgaccgctgggtggatatcacgcaggaggagcagagcaaCTTAGCTGGTCATGGCATGGTGTACCATAATGgatttgtgtactgcattggGGGGTTTGATGGCCAACACTTCATTAATTCCGTGCGCAGATATGACCCGATAACACGAGAATGGCAGCAGATGGCCCCCATGCACTGGCATCGCTGTAATGTTAGTGTGGTTGTGCTCGATGGGTTCATCTACGCCATGGGTGGCCATATTGTTTTCAGGCCCCTCAATAAAGTAGAGCGGTACAACCCAGTAACCAACGAATGGACCCAGATCGAGCCCATGAATGAGAGGAGAAgcgatgccagtgccaccaccctgaatggcaag ATATACATCTGTGGGGGCCACAGTGGAACAGAGAGCCTTTCTACAGTGGAGTGCTTTGACCCACTCACTAATGAATGGAGCTTGATCACTCCAATGAGCACTCCCCGTCACAGCCTTGGAGTCACGGCGTATAAAGGGAAgatctatgcg gTTCGGGGAATGCCGCCacaacaggcaccgaccaccttacggccacagcaccagtcagccgcctccacaacggaggcatggaacaaggcccattcggactcaatgtcccctgcgtcctccaggacatgggagaagctctgctggaggtcggagttgaatcttctcctgacattgcatacttaa
- the LOC125722692 gene encoding kelch-like protein 10 isoform X1, giving the protein MSPAFEVFNKLRLAGQLCDVVLIADGVQFNAHRVILCGCSSYFQALFTTGWSDSGKREYQLPGISPETLRQVIEYAYTYSVVITSVNVENLLAAADYLSVLGIVQRCCDFLHEHLCLDNCVGLVKIGDVYCLKELHQSALKFLLKNFKEVAINSNEFLELTLEELCDIMERDELNVREEDVVFHAILRWIEHDPATREAHISVLLPKVRMARMDPEYFMKIVKKNDLVKANAACRRIISDVMKVIYDLDDESPLSDFENPLIRPRLPSDVLLAVGGWNMGTTNCIDAYDTRADRWVDITQEEQSNLAGHGMVYHNGFVYCIGGFDGQHFINSVRRYDPITREWQQMAPMHWHRCNVSVVVLDGFIYAMGGHIVFRPLNKVERYNPVTNEWTQIEPMNERRSDASATTLNGKIYICGGHSGTESLSTVECFDPLTNEWSLITPMSTPRHSLGVTAYKGKIYAVGGINRSDHLQTMEVYDHTTNRWHAVAPMSTPRSEFGIAVVDDLLFVMGGHDGFRVTNKVECYDAGTGSWYRAQDMSRARKHFSCCVVPAHPRIIKYASPR; this is encoded by the exons atgtccccggctttcgaagtgttcaacaagcttcggctcgcaggacagctttgtgacgtggtcctcatcgcagacggtgttcagttcaacgcccatagagtgattctgtgtggctgtagctcctacttcca ggctctgttcaccACCGGCTGGAGtgattcaggaaagcgggagtaccaactcccaggcatttcccctgAAACATTGAGGCAGGTCATCGAGTAcgcctacacgtactctgtggtcatcacatctgtcaatgtggagaacctcctggcagctgctgattatctcagtgtcctgggcatcgtgcagcgctgctgtgaCTTCCTGCATGAGCATCTCTGCCTTGACAACTGTGTTGGGCTTGTCAAAATCGGAGATGTCTACTGCCTCAaggagctgcaccagtctgcattgaAATTCCTCCTGaagaacttcaaggaggttgccatcaacTCAAACGAGTTCCTAGAACTCACGCTCGAAGAACTTTGTGACATCATGGAGCGGGATGAActgaatgtcagagaagaggatgtggtgtttcacgccatcctccggtggatcgagcacgatcctgccacccgagaggcccacatttcagttctgttgcccaag gttcgcatggctcgtatggatccagaatatttcatgaagatcgtcaaaaaaaacgatctagtgaaggccaatgcggcgtgcaggcGAATTATCAGTGATGTCATGAAGGTCATCTATGATCTTGATGATGAAAGTCCACTCTCTGACTTTGAGAACCCGCTGATCCGCCCACGCTTGCCCTCTGACGTTTTGCTGGCTGTCGGTGGATGGAACATGGGCACTACTAACTGCATTGATGCGTATGACACacgggccgaccgctgggtggatatcacgcaggaggagcagagcaaCTTAGCTGGTCATGGCATGGTGTACCATAATGgatttgtgtactgcattggGGGGTTTGATGGCCAACACTTCATTAATTCCGTGCGCAGATATGACCCGATAACACGAGAATGGCAGCAGATGGCCCCCATGCACTGGCATCGCTGTAATGTTAGTGTGGTTGTGCTCGATGGGTTCATCTACGCCATGGGTGGCCATATTGTTTTCAGGCCCCTCAATAAAGTAGAGCGGTACAACCCAGTAACCAACGAATGGACCCAGATCGAGCCCATGAATGAGAGGAGAAgcgatgccagtgccaccaccctgaatggcaag ATATACATCTGTGGGGGCCACAGTGGAACAGAGAGCCTTTCTACAGTGGAGTGCTTTGACCCACTCACTAATGAATGGAGCTTGATCACTCCAATGAGCACTCCCCGTCACAGCCTTGGAGTCACGGCGTATAAAGGGAAgatctatgcg gtgggcggtatcaacaggtctgatcacctgcagaccatggaggtctatgaccataccacaaaccgctggcatgctgtggcccccatgtcTACACCACGCAGTGAatttggcatcgcagtggtggacgaccTCCTGTTTGTGATGGGCGGCCATGATGGGTTTAGGGTAACAAACAAGGTGGAGTGTTAtgatgcggggacaggcagctggtatcgtgcgcaggacatgagcagagccagaaaacacttcagctgctgcgtagtgcctgcgcacccccgcatcaTAAAATACGCTTCACCTCGTTAG